In Phaeodactylum tricornutum CCAP 1055/1 chromosome 30, whole genome shotgun sequence, a single window of DNA contains:
- a CDS encoding predicted protein, with the protein MKNDDNNNNNMDCSVSSRTAALAHILPYQASHVADYVNAQTAWHDAVTQTHRPTDPVPTSATYYTVVEALHDALVRVQHDVQELQRVYATFTDDDDTASTTTTMPSSRRRREDGNAKELLRTHLDRTVRVLQSIDGGVALGHHRHGIPAITPRNSRDGALVAVATLRASVAALPGEWREAPPASV; encoded by the coding sequence ATGAAgaatgacgacaacaacaacaacaacatggaTTGCTCGGTATCGTCCCGTACGGCGGCACTCGCTCACATCCTCCCGTACCAAGCCTCGCACGTCGCCGACTACGTCAACGCTCAAACGGCCTGGCACGACGCCGTCACACAAACCCACCGACCCACGGATCCGGTACCGACCTCCGCGACGTACTACACCGTGGTGGAAGCCTTACACGACGCACTCGTCCGGGTCCAGCACGATGTGCAGGAATTGCAACGCGTCTACGCGACCttcaccgacgacgacgacacggcgtccaccactaccaccatGCCGTCGTCGCGTCGGCGACGGGAGGACGGGAACGCCAAAGAGTTACTCCGGACGCATTTGGACCGGACCGTGCGGGTACTACAAAGTATTGACGGGGGAGTGGCCTTGGGACATCACCGACACGGGATACCGGCCATTACTCCACGGAATTCGCGGGATGGAGCCCTCGTCGCCGTGGCCACGCTAAGGGCGTCCGTGGCGGCCTTGCCCGGGGAATGGCGCGAGGCCCCTCCTGCCTCGGTGTAG
- a CDS encoding predicted protein, with protein YLVSASLICSGLGTVMQVSAIPIPFTKYQLGTGILSTMGTANQYNAIFPVILFDIVSRGFTLEEAWGKLLGTIMVCVWLEALISLAPNKILQRICPPYVLGVTVMLIGDQLTGAGIRFWGGGVGCSGNPSADNPCLGNGDVQLGYVSGPYIGLGFSVFLIFLIVEIFGSPFMRNTMVIWGLLGGYAISAMATYEGDRFVTADRIKSSSAFTFLWVETFPISIYGPAIIPILFAFMVTAMETMGDVTATEHASRLRPSGEAHTRRVQGGLLGDAVATFFAALGTTPPNTTLSQNNGIVALTRCASTSAGYSCGFWLLCFGVLAKIGGWILSIPDCVLGGALTFLFAIIIVSGIKLIGFSRIDRRTHYIVATSLALGVGTALVPAW; from the coding sequence TACCTTGTAAGCGCATCCTTGATCTGTTCTGGACTGGGAACAGTAATGCAAGTCAGTGCCATTCCAATCCCCTTTACCAAGTATCAACTTGGAACAGGTATTTTGAGTACCATGGGAACTGCGAATCAGTATAACGCCATCTTCCCGGTGATCTTGTTCGACATTGTGTCACGTGGTTTTACCCTTGAGGAAGCGTGGGGTAAACTACTTGGTACGATCATGGTTTGCGTCTGGCTAGAGGCGCTGATTTCTCTCGCGCCCAACAAAATTCTACAACGAATCTGTCCTCCCTACGTGCTTGGCGTTACTGTCATGTTAATCGGAGATCAACTCACTGGCGCAGGAATCCGCTTTTGGGGAGGCGGCGTGGGCTGCTCCGGCAACCCGAGTGCCGATAATCCGTGTCTAGGGAACGGTGACGTGCAACTCGGATACGTTTCCGGCCCCTATATTGGCCTAGGATTCTCCGTTTTTCTCATTTTCTTGATTGTCGAGATTTTCGGAAGTCCGTTTATGCGGAACACCATGGTGATTTGGGGGCTCTTGGGTGGTTATGCTATCTCGGCAATGGCAACTTACGAAGGGGATCGTTTTGTCACCGCTGATCGCATCAAGAGCAGCAGTGCTTTTACATTCTTATGGGTGGAGACCTTTCCGATTAGCATCTACGGTCCTGCCATTATTCCTATACTCTTTGCCTTTATGGTGACTGCCATGGAAACCATGGGCGACGTCACGGCTACCGAGCATGCATCTCGTCTGCGCCCTTCGGGAGAGGCTCATACTCGTCGTGTACAGGGCGGTTTGCTCGGCGATGCGGTCGCGACATTCTTTGCGGCCCTGGGAACGACTCCGCCCAACACAACATTGTCACAAAACAACGGCATTGTGGCCCTTACCCGATGTGCTTCTACTTCTGCGGGCTACTCCTGCGGATTTTGGTTGCTGTGCTTTGGCGTGCTTGCCAAGATTGGAGGATGGATTTTGTCAATCCCTGACTGCGTCCTGGGCGGAGCTCTCACTTTTCTGTTTGCCATCATAATAGTGTCGGGCATCAAGCTCATTGGCTTTAGTCGCATTGATCGTCGGACGCACTACATTGTGGCGACTTCGTTGGCGCTGGGAGTTGGCACTGCGCTGGTTCCAGCGTGG
- a CDS encoding predicted protein, giving the protein MNANQIAVQKWTLVNYPEDHFVASRDAKYVSDETIELDNLQFDGTKESTSSTTFPPDHVVVQVEALSVDAFIRTMLDREAYHGSVKPGAILPAMGYGVVRAAGPDAKYKPGSRVTGILGATTVAILPNDQLNPVLIFPRIPSSLSLGYLGLSGLTAYVGLFGAPPKAPGRGDTVVVSAAAGAVGHIAAQMARLAGATRVVGIAGGPDKKAFLLETLGLDGAIDYKDETQSLEAQLDTQCPDGVDFFFDSVGGDTLETVLSRINQSARVVICGAISQYSSGNINKKNQVQGPSTYIKLAEKSASMTGFNVMHHPWAMAKAIPYLVWHYYRGNIHVPEHVEGDLKAFPSALESMFEGGTHCGRLLIDVDGSLGKARDRS; this is encoded by the coding sequence ATGAACGCCAATCAAATAGCCGTCCAGAAATGGACCTTGGTAAATTACCCCGAAGACCATTTCGTAGCGTCCCGGGACGCGAAATACGTGTCGGACGAAACGATCGAATTGGACAACCTCCAGTTTGACGGTACCAAGGAAAGCACTTCCTCCACGACCTTCCCACCCGaccacgtcgtcgttcaagtCGAAGCCTTATCGGTGGACGCCTTTATCCGCACTATGTTGGATCGTGAAGCCTACCATGGCAGTGTCAAGCCGGGTGCCATCTTACCAGCTATGGGATACGGTGTAGTCCGTGCCGCAGGCCCGGACGCCAAGTACAAGCCCGGTAGTCGTGTCACGGGAATACTCGGGGCCACCACGGTCGCCATTCTCCCCAACGATCAACTCAACCCCGTCCTCATCTTCCCCCGCATTCCGTCGTCACTCAGTCTGGGATATCTGGGACTCTCCGGTCTAACGGCGTACGTGGGTCTCTTCGGAGCGCCGCCCAAGGCCCCAGGCCGTGGCGACACAGTCGTCGTGAGCGCGGCGGCCGGGGCGGTCGGACATATTGCGGCGCAAATGGCGCGATTGGCTGGAGCAACCCGGGTCGTTGGTATTGCCGGTGGTCCCGACAAAAAAGCCTTTCTGTTGGAAACGCTGGGACTTGATGGCGCGATTGACTACAAGGACGAAACGCAGAGTCTGGAAGCGCAGCTGGACACGCAGTGCCCGGACGGTGTagatttcttcttcgacagcGTCGGTGGGGATACGCTGGAGACTGTGTTATCACGCATCAATCAGAGCGCGCGGGTGGTCATTTGTGGTGCCATTTCGCAGTACTCCAGTGGCAACATCAACAAGAAGAATCAAGTGCAGGGCCCGTCTACGTACATAAAGTTGGCGGAAAAGTCGGCTTCTATGACCGGGTTCAACGTGATGCACCATCCCTGGGCCATGGCTAAGGCTATTCCGTATCTGGTATGGCACTACTATCGGGGTAACATTCACGTTCCCGAACACGTTGAAGGCGATTTGAAAGCCTTTCCTTCGGCGCTGGAAAGTATGTTTGAAGGTGGCACCCATTGCGGTCGACTGTTGATTGACGTCGACGGTAGTCTCGGCAAGGCCCGTGACCGATCGTAG
- a CDS encoding predicted protein — MPVATRTIIRAGAQEVEATRFDSFESTIPNIRVDNISNLDVLTTEAPPTSCTRLANAADDSDTRPGDEGSSLAGQVGSGPNWIERSFPVDVLGTSNVDPKKVDDYNLGICGQSYQVGPLGARMYEAITRNVNSSVQLATPEITKAYKVYAMDFTAKEAVRAALKQNGLEMVLTEEEEDEGMWADIDSIRLLTTNEDGSVTVTGPLYDSWQDAVDVWKPGQAFHFVARQVPAKMRELELDELLQALDPKGELRAQAKEAGMALPGEDIDSLAVLASDNVRRVETAPRDAVPVADAYAGTDEKRGYRVVYASDLLQDSMNADGTEQRKTLMHVMEALVAHGCVIVDLTDGGLALQKAFEMAQMWDTAQTFFGQPDKTSLPGMETVQETGSTHAKAGYASYDDGNLQFLETRYDREGNLLPEGARALLGPQGCAALRKAFHIVTNVAKDVTRIAVSASSVEYQALDGVAASAAAIQLTDELLDDGEPLTANIPHSEGSVSMSPHRLCRYSNNGSNSKEKSDDQSDTVDAKTKEVFGAHTDSTFVTAVPVAAVAGLEVYDEDAEQWYRPELAALRHWQGLQKGLGLDVNELVETIDGQQLPWFARYVVLMPGELLQIATRNEILAAVHRVVATEETSSRLSAPILLRGRPGTTWDVSRYLGGALDNPLLEEIDGMTIEQIHDAMQPKSSSFE; from the exons ATGCCCGTCGCAACTCGGACAATCATTCGTGCTGGAGCCCAGGAAGTCGAAGCGACGCGTTTCGATTCTTTCGAGTCCACTATCCCAAACATTCGTGTCGACAACATCAGCAA TCTTGATGTTCTGACGACGGAAGCTCCACCGACATCCTGTACTCGCCTCGCTAATGCTGCGGATGACTCCGACACTCGCCCCGGTGACGAAGGTTCGTCATTGGCTGGCCAAGTTGGCAGTGGTCCCAACTGGATCGAGCGTTCCTTTCCGGTGGACGTCTTGGGTACGTCCAACGTCGATCCCAAGAAGGTGGACGACTACAATCTGGGAATTTGTGGACAATCCTACCAAGTTGGACCACTCGGGGCACGCATGTACGAGGCCATCACTCGCAACGTCAATAGCTCCGTCCAACTGGCCACACCCGAAATCACCAAGGCGTATAAAGTCTACGCCATGGACTTTACAGCGAAGGAAGCCGTCCGGGCGGCGTTGAAACAGAACGGTCTCGAAATGGTCCtcaccgaagaagaagaggatgaAGGCATGTGGGCTGATATTGATTCCATTCGCTTGCTTACCACCAATGAGGACGGTAGTGTGACAGTGACTGGTCCGCTCTACGATTCTTGGCAAGATGCGGTGGACGTCTGGAAGCCGGGACAGGCTTTCCACTTTGTCGCCCGCCAAGTCCCGGCCAAGATGCGGGAATTGGAATTGGACGAGCTTTTGCAAGCATTGGATCCGAAAGGAGAACTACGCGCCCAAGCTAAAGAAGCCGGTATGGCCTTGCCGGGTGAAGACATTGATAGTCTAGCCGTCTTGGCCAGTGACAATGTCCGACGAGTCGAAACGGCGCCTCGGGACGCCGTACCGGTAGCGGACGCCTACGCCGGCACGGACGAAAAACGCGGTTACCGGGTTGTGTACGCCAGTGATCTATTACAGGATTCCATGAACGCCGATGGCACGGAACAGCGGAAAACTCTCATGCACGTGATGGAAGCCTTGGTCGCGCATGGTTGTGTAATCGTGGATTTGACGGACGGTGGACTGGCTCTGCAAAAAGCCTTTGAGATGGCCCAAATGTGGGATACGGCACAAACTTTCTTCGGACAGCCCGATAAAACATCTTTACCGGGTATGGAAACGGTCCAAGAAACGGGCTCAACGCACGCCAAGGCGGGTTACGCTTCGTACGATGACGGCAATTTGCAGTTTCTCGAAACGCGGTACGACCGGGAAGGAAATCTACTTCCGGAAGGGGCGCGAGCACTACTGGGACCCCAGGGCTGCGCGGCTTTGCGAAAGGCTTTTCACATTGTCACGAATGTAGCCAAGGACGTAACTCGTATTGCGGTCTCGGCGTCGTCTGTCGAATACCAAGCATTGGATGGCGTCGCGGCGTCCGCAGCCGCTATCCAGCTTACCGACGAACTGTTGGACGACGGTGAACCATTGACGGCGAATATTCCGCACTCTGAAGGATCCGTCAGTATGAGTCCACATCGATTGTGCCGCTATTCCAACAATGGCAGCAATAGCAAGGAAAAATCGGACGACCAATCGGATACGGTCGAtgcgaaaacgaaagaagtGTTCGGTGCACACACCGATTCCACCTTTGTTACGGCCGTGCCGGTCGCCGCCGTCGCCGGCTTGGAAGTGTACGATGAAGACGCCGAGCAATGGTACCGCCCCGAATTAGCCGCACTCCGGCACTGGCAAGGCTTGCAAAAGGGCTTGGGTTTGGACGTGAACGAGCTCGTGGAAACGATTGATGGCCAACAGTTACCTTGGTTCGCCCGCTACGTAGTCCTAATGCCAGGCGAACTGCTACAGATCGCCACTCGCAACGAAATTTTGGCAGCCGTGCATCGCGTGGTGGCGACCGAGGAGACCTCCAGTCGGTTGAGCGCTCCTATCTTGTTGCGGGGACGACCGGGCACCACCTGGGACGTATCGCGGTATCTCGGCGGTGCTTTAGATAATCCGCTGCTAGAGGAGATTGACGGCATGACGATAGAACAAATACACGACGCGATGCAACCGAAATCATCGTCGTTCGAATAA